From Rutidosis leptorrhynchoides isolate AG116_Rl617_1_P2 chromosome 3, CSIRO_AGI_Rlap_v1, whole genome shotgun sequence, a single genomic window includes:
- the LOC139902292 gene encoding uncharacterized protein yields MKALMKATRAGNGLAIRQPAVNTDFEVKGQILNMITHQCQFRGTPKEEAFEHLRNFKSICNLFKIALVEDTVIYLRVFPWSLKDDAKDWLESLPEGDIDSWTTMEDKFLLLFFPASKAAQLQNESITALRQDSESTKQQVRSQQAPIQNLERDVGRIAQSLTKRPSGALPSNTQANPNVNGPPRTILTNNNLSDAKNKEPQVPTYSQVNAISGVEGYDSDEVIPTYTNNGIDGWIRVSDITPAYGNYLMSLMTGSSSSSGNEASEVKSVETTESPEFNVDEIKVEEEVKPSPELKVYKPPIPYPRAIQSEQPKVTVCKSINNNDNIYVNVPLVDVLAGMPNYGKFLKDLMAKKGEHEQASSAFLEAECAAILEKSDMPPKLGDPGPFIVPCRIGDSEIFRCLTDSGASINLMPLSVYSRLGLSELKSTSTGVRLVNQSISKPIGIAKNLVVRIGELQFPADFVVVDMPEDKVVPIVLGRPFLATAGALTNWRTCKLILRARGKTLSFQTKFSVKPPPTPIDSVNVLTSETDNVKTKTSRKLKCGGGVVKEKPVVKPPDDIVVDRSMRRLLEWVKKAMNEKDEQLRLRLVSNLSKKEKQKIRVLTKESKMADVWLLNAIGYKDSIKGSDGLKDGTAYHSGIS; encoded by the exons ATGAAAGCTTTAATGAAAGCCACGAGGGCTGGTAATGGACTTGCCATTAGACAACCGGCAGTCAACACAGATTTTGAGGTCAAGGGGCAGATTCTTAACATGATAACTCATCAGtgtcagttcaggggtacaccgaaagaggaagCATTCGAGCACCTTCGAAATTTTAAGAGTATTTGTAATTTGTTCAAGATTGCTCTGGTTGAAGATACTGTTAtttatttgagggtttttccttggtctttgaaagacgACGCCAAGGACTGGTTAGAATCATTGCCTGAAGGTGATATTGATAGTTGGACTACGATGGAAGATAAGTTTCTGTTGCTTTTCTTTCCAGCTTCTAAGGCTGCTCAATTGCAAA ATGAAAGCATCACGGCGTTGAGGCAAGATAGTGAATCAACAAAACAGCAAGTGCGAAGTCAGCAGGCCCCAATTCAGAATTTAgaacgggatgtggggcgtatAGCTCAGTCGCTCACGAAGAGACCATCGGGTGCTCTCCCTTCGAATACGCAAGCCAATCCGAATGTCAATGGGCCACCCCGAACAATCTTGACTAATAATAACCTAAGTGATGCGAAGAATAAAGAGCCTCAGGTTCCTACCTATTCGCAAGTTAACGCTATTTCTGGTGTTGAGGGTTATGATTCTGATGAGGTTATACCGACTTATACTAATAATGGTATAGACGGTTGGATTAGAGTTAGTGATATAACTCCCGCGTATGGTAATTACTTAATGAGTTTGATGACGGGGAGTTCTTCTAGTTCGGGTAATGAAGCGTCAGAAGTAAAGAGTGTTGAGACTACCGAGTCTCCTGAGTTCAATGTTGATGAGATTAAAGTGGAAGAAGAGGTGAAACCCTCACCTGAATTGAAAGTTTACAAGCCACCCATTCCATATCCAAGAGCTATTCAATCCGAGCAACCAAAGGTCACTGTTTGTAagtctattaataataatgataatatttatgtgAATGTACCTCTGGTTGATgttcttgcaggtatgcccaattatgggaaatttTTAAAGGATTTAATGGCGAAGAAGGGTGAGCATGAGCAGGCATCCTCcgcatttcttgaagcagaatgtgctgctattttgGAAAAGAGTGATATGCCACCAAAGTTAGGTGATCCCGGGCCATTCATAGTGCCCTGTAGGATTGGTGACTCTGAAATTTTTAGGTGTTTAACTGATTCAGGTgcgagtatcaatcttatgcccttGTCTGTTTATTCACGTTTGGGTTTGAGTGAGCTTAAGTCGACTAGTACTGGAGTTAGATTGGTTAACCAGTCAATTAGTAAACCCATAGGGATTGCTAAAAATTTGGTGGTTAGAATAGGTGAATTACAGTTTCCAGCTGACTTTGTGGTTGTTGATATGCCAGAGGATAAAGTTGTACCCAttgttttaggtagaccatttttagcaactgcaggTGCATTAACTAACTGGAGGACTTGTAAGTTGATTTTGAGAGCTAGAGGTAAAACTTTGAGTTTTCAGACAAAGTTTAGTGTTAAACCACCACCCACACCCATTGATTCTGTGAATGTGCTGACTAGTGAAACTGATAATGTTAAAACTAAGACTAGTAGAAAGCTTAAGTGTGGGGGTGGAGTTGTTAAAGAAAAACCCGTGGTTAAACCACCCGATGATATTGTGGTTGATAGGTCTATGAGAAGGTTATTAGAGTGGGTTAAGAAAGCGATGAATGAGAAAGATGAGCAGTTAAGACTCCGATTAGTTTCTAATTTATCTAAAAAAGAGAAACAAAAGATTAGGGTGTTGACCAAGGAGTCAAAGATGGCAGATGTTTGGTTATTAAACGCAATTGGGTATAAAGATTCGATTAAAGGTTCCGATGGGTTGAAGGATGGAACCGCGTATCATTCGGGTATCAGTTGA